From the Butyrivibrio fibrisolvens genome, one window contains:
- a CDS encoding flavodoxin family protein encodes MLKYLVAYASETGNTQKIAEEIYKAIPDTRKEMINVRSFVGLHEAENYFIGYWANCGTCSMEIIDLLSSLHGKNVAIFGTCGLGNTDAYYKKLELAATTWLPSDNRVLGSYFCQGRMPVEFRQKYEACRGRCSDEQLQIVIDAYDKAKAHPDRQDLLKANVFTCEMIKKIKSF; translated from the coding sequence ATGCTTAAATATCTTGTCGCTTATGCAAGCGAAACCGGCAATACTCAGAAAATTGCCGAGGAAATATATAAAGCCATACCGGATACCCGCAAAGAGATGATCAATGTACGCTCTTTTGTAGGTCTTCATGAAGCTGAGAATTATTTTATCGGATACTGGGCCAATTGCGGAACCTGTTCCATGGAGATAATAGATCTTCTGTCCTCGCTTCATGGCAAAAACGTCGCTATATTCGGAACATGTGGTCTTGGCAATACAGATGCTTACTACAAGAAGCTTGAACTTGCAGCTACCACCTGGCTTCCAAGCGATAACAGAGTTCTAGGATCATATTTTTGTCAGGGGCGAATGCCTGTTGAATTCAGACAAAAATATGAAGCCTGCCGTGGCAGATGTTCTGATGAGCAGCTTCAGATAGTGATAGATGCTTATGATAAGGCAAAAGCACATCCAGACAGACAGGATCTATTAAAAGCCAACGTATTCACATGTGAGATGATCAAAAAAATAAAATCATTTTAA
- a CDS encoding beta-galactosidase has product MNSLLDGKKITIGTCYYPEHWPKEMWEDDLFRMKKTGIEVIRVGEFSWNLTEPVEGTYVDDFWDEFLDLCSRTNMKVIFCTPTATPPAWLTEKYPEVLNAKRDGSLVYHGERCHVNHSSIIYRQKTALITEHLASHFASHPAIIGWQIDNEINCETDEFYSESDDAAFRSWVQNKYENLESLNAAWGTRFWNQTYSSFSEVHIPRQTNHNVGNPHQNLDYRRFVSDTARSYIKLQSDIIRKYLKEGDFITTNGMFNLDNHAMNKESLDFYTYDSYPDFAYDEYYEKRSSRDILDRMWSKNLTEVRSISQPFGIMEQQSGAGGWTTRMIMPCPRPGQIRLWTMQSIAHGAEFVSYFRWRTSTIGTEIYWHGILDYSNRDNRRIREVKHVCEDVKKLSRICGSRYVAKVAVVRTWDNQWDAQCDKWHSMLEDISQNGIYAAAARTHTPIDYIYLEPDTSAESLEKYELLIFPHAVVVDDKEAGILKEYVRNGGKLLLGCRAGLKTKEGHVTMDDLPGVFKEMTGCIVTEFTPEAPDEENIYVVKQGDSPQKYRIPAKCFFDQFMVTSDTAQIKGVYDSTYIKDEPALIKNIYGNGRVYSFGSTFSEEAAMGLFKMLGVSSPFEEFIDVPQECELAVRTDGAWNWLFVLNFDKSDATIELKQDMVDVLNGQSAKGAYKLPGYGVAVFEI; this is encoded by the coding sequence ATGAATTCATTACTTGATGGAAAGAAGATTACGATTGGAACCTGCTATTATCCTGAACACTGGCCAAAAGAAATGTGGGAAGATGACCTTTTTAGGATGAAGAAAACAGGTATTGAAGTTATAAGAGTAGGAGAGTTCTCATGGAATCTTACAGAACCGGTAGAAGGAACTTATGTTGATGATTTCTGGGATGAGTTCCTTGATCTGTGCAGCCGCACGAATATGAAGGTCATATTCTGTACTCCTACAGCAACACCTCCTGCATGGCTGACTGAGAAATATCCTGAAGTACTGAATGCAAAGAGAGACGGAAGTCTTGTCTATCATGGTGAGAGATGTCATGTTAATCACAGCAGCATAATATACAGACAAAAGACCGCCCTCATAACAGAGCATCTTGCCTCTCACTTTGCTTCCCATCCTGCGATCATCGGATGGCAGATTGATAATGAGATTAACTGCGAAACCGATGAATTCTACTCTGAAAGTGATGATGCTGCATTCAGAAGCTGGGTACAGAATAAGTATGAAAATCTTGAATCTCTCAATGCTGCATGGGGCACCAGATTCTGGAATCAGACATATTCTTCTTTTTCTGAAGTACATATCCCACGTCAGACCAACCACAATGTAGGTAACCCGCACCAGAACCTTGATTACAGAAGGTTCGTATCAGATACTGCAAGAAGCTATATTAAGCTTCAAAGTGATATTATCCGCAAGTATTTAAAAGAAGGAGATTTTATCACTACCAATGGAATGTTCAACCTTGATAATCATGCGATGAACAAGGAGTCACTTGATTTTTATACTTATGATTCATATCCTGATTTTGCATATGATGAATATTATGAGAAAAGAAGCTCAAGAGATATCCTTGATCGTATGTGGAGTAAGAATCTTACTGAAGTAAGAAGCATCTCACAGCCTTTTGGAATAATGGAACAGCAGTCGGGAGCCGGCGGATGGACTACCAGAATGATAATGCCATGTCCAAGACCAGGTCAGATAAGACTGTGGACCATGCAGTCTATTGCACATGGTGCGGAGTTTGTTTCATATTTTAGATGGAGGACATCTACTATAGGAACAGAGATATATTGGCATGGAATACTGGATTATTCAAACAGGGACAATCGCAGGATCAGGGAGGTAAAGCATGTCTGCGAGGATGTTAAGAAGCTTTCAAGAATATGTGGAAGCAGATATGTTGCTAAGGTTGCTGTTGTCAGGACCTGGGATAATCAGTGGGATGCGCAGTGTGACAAGTGGCATAGTATGCTTGAAGATATAAGCCAAAATGGCATATATGCTGCAGCTGCAAGGACTCATACACCTATAGACTATATCTATCTGGAACCGGATACTTCTGCAGAGAGTCTTGAGAAGTATGAACTGCTTATATTCCCTCATGCCGTAGTTGTTGATGACAAAGAAGCAGGTATACTAAAAGAATATGTTCGAAATGGTGGAAAACTCCTTCTTGGCTGCAGGGCAGGACTCAAGACCAAGGAAGGTCATGTGACTATGGACGATCTCCCCGGAGTGTTTAAGGAGATGACAGGATGTATCGTTACAGAGTTTACACCTGAAGCTCCGGATGAAGAGAATATATATGTTGTCAAACAAGGTGACAGTCCCCAGAAATACAGGATTCCTGCCAAGTGCTTCTTTGATCAGTTTATGGTTACATCCGATACAGCGCAGATTAAAGGTGTATATGACAGTACATATATAAAGGATGAGCCGGCGCTTATTAAGAATATATATGGCAATGGTCGTGTTTACTCATTTGGAAGCACATTCTCAGAAGAGGCAGCAATGGGACTTTTTAAAATGTTAGGTGTAAGCAGTCCCTTTGAAGAATTCATAGATGTTCCACAGGAATGCGAGCTGGCAGTCAGAACTGACGGTGCATGGAACTGGCTCTTTGTTCTTAATTTTGACAAGTCAGATGCTACTATTGAACTAAAGCAGGATATGGTAGATGTCCTTAATGGTCAAAGCGCAAAAGGGGCATATAAACTTCCGGGGTACGGAGTAGCTGTGTTCGAAATATAG